One window of Paenibacillus albicereus genomic DNA carries:
- a CDS encoding DUF5316 family protein, whose amino-acid sequence MEKEVCFIKRITLVFLCAGLGLAAAAGAVGLVGGEASLVRASAWSGGVPLVLAMLFSGAFIGGDSRRVGTYADDGESLRRRNDWSARCLLLALPSLLLCAAVYFL is encoded by the coding sequence TTGGAAAAGGAGGTCTGCTTCATAAAGCGCATCACCCTCGTCTTCCTCTGCGCCGGACTCGGCCTCGCGGCCGCTGCCGGAGCCGTCGGCCTCGTGGGCGGAGAAGCCTCGCTGGTCCGCGCATCGGCTTGGAGCGGAGGCGTTCCGCTCGTGCTCGCGATGCTGTTCTCCGGAGCGTTCATCGGCGGAGACTCTCGGCGGGTCGGCACCTACGCCGACGACGGCGAATCGCTGCGGCGCCGCAACGACTGGTCGGCCCGCTGCCTGCTGCTGGCGCTGCCGAGCCTGCTGCTGTGCGCCGCCGTTTATTTTCTCTAA
- a CDS encoding PspA/IM30 family protein, which yields MSVFDRILNLTKATANEMLNKLENPTLMMNQYIRNMEEEIDGMKTELQRQQAAARSYGSRLEEVTQLAQHNQAKAEEALRDGREAEARAALEAKLRYAEQEQEYRRLHEHAKHASAELEIRLDSAKEELQRLVQKRNDLSERIQKAEAAAERTAPSFSHGFEPGRASRGFDRIEEKVLQWEAQLGLSRDYKGPSAGSSSYGSGYETASSTPSAPQDNGRSAAIDEQLAELRRKMKGD from the coding sequence ATGAGCGTATTCGACCGAATTCTCAACCTGACCAAAGCAACCGCCAACGAAATGCTGAACAAGCTGGAAAACCCGACGCTGATGATGAACCAATATATCCGCAACATGGAGGAAGAGATCGACGGCATGAAAACCGAGCTGCAGCGCCAGCAAGCGGCTGCCCGCTCGTACGGCTCCCGCCTGGAGGAAGTGACGCAGCTGGCCCAGCACAACCAGGCCAAGGCCGAGGAGGCGCTGCGGGACGGACGCGAGGCGGAAGCCCGCGCCGCGCTAGAGGCGAAGCTCCGCTATGCCGAGCAGGAGCAGGAATACCGCCGCTTGCATGAGCACGCGAAGCATGCCTCTGCCGAGCTGGAGATTCGCCTGGATTCCGCCAAGGAAGAGCTGCAGCGCCTCGTCCAGAAGCGCAACGATCTGAGCGAGCGCATTCAAAAAGCCGAGGCGGCCGCCGAGCGCACCGCCCCGAGCTTCAGCCACGGCTTCGAGCCGGGACGCGCCTCCCGCGGCTTCGACCGCATCGAGGAAAAGGTGCTCCAGTGGGAAGCCCAGCTCGGCCTGAGCCGGGACTACAAAGGCCCGTCGGCCGGCTCCTCAAGCTATGGGAGCGGGTACGAGACCGCTTCATCCACTCCATCCGCTCCGCAGGACAACGGCCGCTCCGCCGCCATCGACGAGCAGCTCGCCGAGCTGCGCCGCAAGATGAAAGGCGACTAA
- a CDS encoding PspC domain-containing protein — MKTLYRSRTDRKIAGLCGGIGRTYGIDTGLVRIGFIAVGVFSGGTGLLLYAAASVVLPKEPEWNGPPSREPFYN, encoded by the coding sequence CTCCCGTACTGACCGCAAAATCGCGGGGCTGTGCGGAGGAATCGGCCGCACGTACGGCATCGATACCGGACTCGTCCGGATCGGCTTCATCGCCGTCGGCGTCTTCAGCGGCGGCACGGGCCTGCTGCTCTACGCCGCAGCCAGCGTCGTCCTGCCAAAAGAGCCGGAGTGGAACGGCCCTCCTTCTCGGGAGCCTTTCTACAACTAA